The region ATGGGCGGCTTTCTGGCCCACGCCTATTtccctggccctggcctgggTGGGGACACCCATTTCGACGCAGATGAGCCCTGGACCTTCTCCAGCACTGACCTGCATGGTGAGGACAGCTGgccagggtgggggcagggccagCAGCTCCTGGGCTAGGCATGGCCCCTTTGAATGGGTGTAGCGGCTGCGAGGTCAGGAAGGGAGAGTGTCCCCTGTTTGGGTCTCTGGAGACCTGCACTAACCTTGGTCTGTTGTCCCACCATCTCCAAGGGAGGTAGGTAGAGAAGGGTTTGCTGTACCCATTTCTCAGGTGGGGGAATTAGGGGTCAGAAGAGAGAAGCCAGGGTGGGCTCTGGGCAGCCTCGGCCTGGAGGTGTTGGGTGGCCAGGTTCTGGGATGGGTCAGAGTGACCAGGCTGCCCGCCCTTCCTGCAGGGAACAACCTCTTCCTGGTGGCCGTGCATGAGCTGGGCCACGCGCTGGGCCTGGAGCACTCAAGTAACCCCAATGCCATCATGGCCCCCTTCTACCAGTGGATGGACACAGACCACTTCCGGCTGCCCGAGGATGACCTCCGGGGCATCCAGCAGCTCTACGGTGAGTGGACGGTGACTAGTCCCTGCCTGCCTGCTGTCTTCCCCAGCCCAGGAGACGTAAGCACTGTAGCCTTGCGCTCTGTAGAGGAGGAACGGGATCAGTGACGGAGCCACGCCATTCGGGAAGTGGTCATGTTGGAAATGGAACCCGGGGCCACCAATGTCGGGGCCTGGCCTCACCTAGCATTGCACTGTGGCCCCAGGCTGGGTGCTGGAGGAGCCACTAGACGAAGAGTGCCCTAGGATCCCAGGACCCACAGCCACCGCCATTGCTCCCTCCTCACCTGTCACAGGCCCTCCCCTGAGTGTTGAGTTAGTCATTTTCCCAGTGGCTTTGAGGCAGGTGCCAGTTCCCACCTGGCAAAGCCTCCAGTGGGGAGGGCCCCTGAGGGCCAGTGCCCTGGGCAGAGCCCACACTCTGCTCACACTGAGCCCTCCTGGGGCTGCAGCCCTGGCCTACTGCCCGCATCCCCAGCCACTGACATGCACTTGGCAGGGTTCAAGGTCCCTGAGGCCAGAGCTATGCCCTTGCCTGCAGGAGTCCTGCTTCCTAGTGAGGCATCCTGAGGCAAGGGGCCCCAGGGGAAACCAAGGCAGGCAGCCTTGGGGTACAGTGACCCCTGCCCAGTGGGGAGGTCCAGAAAGGGACTGTGTGAAGACTCAGGTCCCTCTGAGGATGATGGTGAGCATGGGCGAGGGGTCTGCTGTGGACAGGCGGGCCCGCGGCTGCCCCTTCCTCCCACCCCGTCCCAGGACTCTGGGCAGAGATGCTGCTCCTCTCAGGTCTGCAGCCGCCCTCTTACTTCTTGCTTCCTGCCTTTGGCTGCAGGCACCCCAGATGGCCAGCCACAGCCCACCCGGCTTCTCCCTACCGTGACACCCCGGCGACCAGACCACCGACCTCCTCGGCCCCCCCAGCCACCTCCCCCAGGCGGGAAGCCAGAGAGGCCCCCAAAGCCAGGCCCCCCTTCCCAGCCCCGAGCCACAGAGCGGCCTGACCAGTACGGCCCCAACATCTGCGACGGGGACTTTGACACAGTGGCCATGCTTCGTGGGGAGATGTTCGTGTTCAAGGTCTGGTCCTGGTGCCTCCCCCACGCCCAGCCCCTTGGCCTAGGCTCAGAGCAGGAGAGCTCCCGCCCAGTCCACCCGAGCCTCACCAGCCTGGCACCTTGGGCACCCTTGTCCCTCCCTCACTGAGCAGCCCCAAGGGGCCATCAGACCCTGGATGAGGGACTTGCTAAGGGTCACATGGCAAGCCCAGGTGCCAGCTGCCCAGCCCAGATCTCAACCTGGGGCTGTCCTGGCTCTGCCTAGCTCCCCAGGGTCACAGTGACTCCCCCAGGCCCTCCCTGACCTGGGCAGTGGGGTGAGGGTCAGGCCTCCCCAGGCAAGGCACAGCTGCCCACCAACACCACGCCCCTCCCCAGGGCCGCTGGTTCTGGCGAGTCCGGCACAACCGTGTCCTGGACAACTACCCCATGCCCATTGGCCACTTCTGGCGTGGTCTGCCCAGCGACATCAGTGCTGCCTACGAGCGCCAGGATGGCCGTTTTGTCTTTTTCAAAGGTGAGCTGGGGCCGGCATCGGGGAGGGGCTGGGCAGCTTCCTGCCCTGACCTCTGGCCCAGCTGGAcctgagggaagaggaggggcagagggctGTGGGTCCTGTCTCGATCTGTGTCCCCACTCTGAGCTCACTCTGGGAGGATGGGGACACCTGAGGGCAGTGACCGCACCTAGTGGCAAGGGGTGGGGAGGCAGATAGAGGCCAGGAGTATCAGGTGGACCTGGGACTGTCGAGTCTGAAGCCTCAGATCAGGGGTGAGTGTCTGTCCCTCTTTGGCTGCACAAGGTCATGGCCCCATAAGAGCAGGTCCCCAGGAGAACAGGTCCCCAGGCCACTTTGGGGCAGGAATTCTGCGGTCTGGCTGCAGGCCCTGAGGGGCAGGGCCCTGATGGACGGCTGGGTCTCCAGCCCTGCTAGCTCCAGCCCAGGGGAGGTTGGAGGTCCCAGGGGACACAGGGCCACTGAGGTGACCTGGGGCCAGGCAGAGGCCCCGCTCCCCTACCTGTGCAAGAACTCTGAGGGGGTCCCCATGGGGGTGAAGGGCTGTGTGGGTGCGTGGGTGTGTCTGGGTGTGTGACTAACTTGCACACGTGTGTGTCGCAGGTGTCTGTGACAGCGCAACTTCCAGGGTGTGGACCTGGGGAGGTGTGCTGTACATGGTCCTGGCGTGCGGATGTCCACCTGGCGTGTGGACAGTGCTGAGTTCTTCTGTGCGTGTGTTGAGATGATGGGTTTGTGGGCCCAGAGAAGCACTTCCTGAACCCCCACCCTACGCACAGCctcccccaggcccctcctcacccacctcccacccctcctGCAGGTGACCGCTACTGGCTCTTCCGAGAGGCGAACCTAGAGCCTGGCTACCCACAGCCGCTGACCAGCTATGGCCTGGGCATCCCCTATGACCGCATCGACACGGCCATCTGGTGGGAGCCCACGGGCCACACCTTCTTCTTCCAAGAGGACAGGTGAGTGGCACACCCCTCCCCGAAAGGGGGGAGGCCCCAACCAGACTCCCCTGCCCCCTGCAAGGCCCCACAGTAAGAGCCCACTTCCTGTGGGGGTGGGCCCTGCCCAAGCAGGGTCTCCAGGTCCATCGCCGGTGCTTCCCGTACAGGTACTGGCGCTTCAACGAGGAGACTCAGCACGGAGACCCCGGCTACCCCAAGCCCATCAGCGTCTGGCAGGGGATCCCCGCTTCCCCCAAAGGGGCCTTCCTGAGCAACGATGCAGGTACCAGGCCAGCCCCCTCCCAGAGTTCCCAGTGCTCACTCCACGCCCTGCCACAGGCACAGGGGACGTAGGTGCCGGAGTCCCTCAGCATTGCCACATAGTGCATGGGGACAGCGACGTCAGCTGGGCCTGGAGCTTCCTGGGCATTTCCTCCTGGCCCTCCCCCTGGTGAGGACAGATACACTAGACCAGAGGCTGGAGCAAAGCACCTCAAAGCTCACAGCTAGGAAGCTATAGAGTCCAGGCCACTGCCCTGGCCAGCCTGGGTCCAGACCTGGAGCTCGGAACTGCTGCTGCCCCCAAGGTCCAGCTCCACACAACCCCCAGGGAGCCTCGAGCTGGAAGGGTGGGCTTGGCTCAGTATGGGGGGCAGAGTCTCCGGGTGTCACTTACCCACCTAGAAGGAAAGTCAGGTTTATCATCCTAACCCAGGGACAAGGGGCTGTGGCTCTTGCATTTCACCAGCAGCGTCTCtggtgcatttttatttttttaattttttgatactggggattgaactcaggggcactcaaccactgagccacatccccagccctatttcagattttatttagagacagggtctcgctgagtttgcttagtgcctcacttttgccgaggctggctttgaactcatgatcctcctgtcttagcctcccgagcccctgggtgcgccaccacacccggcctCGGAGGCATTTTAGAAAAACCATTAGCCTGGTTATTGGTTCTAGATTCTCTAGCTCAGAGGGGACCTGGCTTGTGCTCAGTGTGGTCACACGGCTTCCGTGGGGGTGTCCCTCTGCAGCTCCTCTGATCTCATTGTGTTCAGCAGAGCACAGACCCATCCCTCACTTCAAACCTGGCCCTTCCCAGTGTCAAGGGGACACAGGCAAGGTGCCCAAGGCCAGAGAGCCAGTCCAAGGCAGCGGCGAGTTCCGCTCGGGGTCCATGCAGGCTCAAGGCCACGTTGCGCTGCACAGACCTTCCCGTGTGGGGGGGAAGCTGATGCCTGGACGGGTCAGCAGCTCCCTGACAGCAGCCCCCAACCCAGCAGGCTGTACCCCATTGGGTTCTCGCCAGGCCCTTGACCCAAgcccttctgagcctcagtttagcTCCTGTCAGGTGGGAAAATGGCGGATTTGAAAATGTTCAGGAAAGCAAGTGAGAAGACGGGAGTGTGTTTTGTCTTGTTCTTGGCACTGGGGACGGAACCCAGCGCCTGGGACTCGCTAAGCCTGCGCTGTGCCCCTGAGCTACCCCCAGCCCCGAGGGGGGGGGGTCTTAAAACCTGGGGCCCCTTCGTCCATCGGTCATCTTTGAGGGTCGCTGGCGGGGGGGTGGGCCTGGCCTGGAGCACTCTGGCCTTCTCGTCCCGCAGCCTACACCTACTTCTACAAGGGCACCAAGTACTGGAAGTTCGACAATGAGCGCCTACGGATGGAGCCCGGCTACCCCAAGTCCATCCTGAGGGACTTCATGGGCTGCCAGGAGCAGGTGGAGCCCGGACCGCGCTGGCCTGATGTGGCCCGTCCACCTTTCAACCCTGACGGGGGTGCGGAGCCCGGGGTCGACGGGGACAGTGCAGAGGGTGACGCGGGGGATGGGGCGGGGACGGATAAGGACGAGGACGGGGGCAGCCGCGTGGTGGTGCAGATGGAGGAGGTGGCCCGGACGGTGAACGTGGTCATGGTGCTGgtgccgctgctgctgctgctctgcgtCCTGGGCCTGGCCTACGCCCTGGTGCAGATGCAGCGCAAGGGTGCGCCCCGCGTGCTGCTCTACTGCAAGCGCTCCCTGCAGGAGTGGGTGTGACCGCCCTCCCCGCCCGGTGCTGGGGGGCCAGGTGGCATTGTGGTTCCCAGGTGGCTCCCTGGGGCACCCCAGCAAGCAACAACCGTGGGGTCCCTCCATCTGCACACCTGTCCTGTCTGTCCTTTATTTATGCCTagggatattttttttaattggcaccTTAACTGAGCATTCGTTTTCTTTCCTGACCAGAGCAGAGGGCTTAGCATTTTCTCAGTGTTCTTCTGCGCCAGTCAGGGAAGCCAGCCCTCATCCATCTGTGGCTTGGCCACAGTCAGAGGAGCAAGGGACAGAGACCCACCTCTGGGAGGTGGCGTAAGGATGGTGGAACTTGTTCCAACCCTGGCCGTACCCAGGGGCCCTGTTTGTCTTGAAGGGACCTAGCTGGGTCCCCACCTTCCTGAGTCTCTCTGCCTGAGGATGAGCTTTTCACCCTGGGGCAGCCCCCAGCCAGGAGCGGTCCACTGGCCTCTGAGTCACATCTcgcctcctccccagcccccacacagACAGCCCGGGCAGCCTGCTCCCCATCCCCTGGTCAGCTGGCAGCTCCCACATCCCCTCGGGCCGCACCTCCTTCCCTCTTGGGAAGGGGCCCTGGGCCTGCCTCACCAAGGACCAAAGGGAGTCTGCCAAGGGCCTCCCCCAGCGCCACCACTGACCTTGCCCCAGCCTGGACGTCCGTCTCTCAGCTGGACCCATCTGCTCCCTCCCTGGgcccccccaccctctccctctccctctcacacCACATCCTCAGGGGCCTGTGCCAGTTTCAGGCTTCTGCTGCCAGTGTCCCCAACCCTGGGCAGTGAGAGGGGATTGGCCAGTGCCTAGGCTGGGACAGTGAGCACCAGACAGGTGCCCGCAGTAGTGGGGTGCCCGCAGTGCTACAAGTCAGGCTTCGGGGTTCCCTTGACTCCAGCTCCCTCTCCCCAGGGGACACAGGCCAGCAGCTTATCCCCCACCAGAGCCCCCGGTGGCCCGGCAGTTCTCCTGGGCTCGGCCTGGGGGTGGGCGGGTGTTCCT is a window of Ictidomys tridecemlineatus isolate mIctTri1 chromosome 15, mIctTri1.hap1, whole genome shotgun sequence DNA encoding:
- the Mmp15 gene encoding matrix metalloproteinase-15 yields the protein MGSDRSASGRPSGAGSLLGGREAAARPRLLLLLLVLLGCLGRGAAAEDAEIHAENWLRLYGYLPQPSRHMSTMRSAQILASALAEMQRFYGIPVTGVLDEETKAWMKRPRCGVPDQFGVRVKANLRRRKRYALTGRKWNNHHLTFSIQNYTEKLGWHHSLEAVRRAFRVWEQATPLTFQEVPYEDIRLRRQKEADIMVLFASGFHGDSSPFDGMGGFLAHAYFPGPGLGGDTHFDADEPWTFSSTDLHGNNLFLVAVHELGHALGLEHSSNPNAIMAPFYQWMDTDHFRLPEDDLRGIQQLYGTPDGQPQPTRLLPTVTPRRPDHRPPRPPQPPPPGGKPERPPKPGPPSQPRATERPDQYGPNICDGDFDTVAMLRGEMFVFKGRWFWRVRHNRVLDNYPMPIGHFWRGLPSDISAAYERQDGRFVFFKGDRYWLFREANLEPGYPQPLTSYGLGIPYDRIDTAIWWEPTGHTFFFQEDRYWRFNEETQHGDPGYPKPISVWQGIPASPKGAFLSNDAAYTYFYKGTKYWKFDNERLRMEPGYPKSILRDFMGCQEQVEPGPRWPDVARPPFNPDGGAEPGVDGDSAEGDAGDGAGTDKDEDGGSRVVVQMEEVARTVNVVMVLVPLLLLLCVLGLAYALVQMQRKGAPRVLLYCKRSLQEWV